In the genome of Cutibacterium equinum, one region contains:
- a CDS encoding DUF4233 domain-containing protein, protein MARQPGAGRITMLTLPAGNPMTKVVVSFLAFEVVVFGLTIPGMILVSGISVALAVILGCIGMAVSILCALAIPRTWGYLLAWVLQVFGILLGLATPMMYVVGVVFAAIWVSIIVLGRRIDSNPQAR, encoded by the coding sequence ATGGCCAGGCAGCCCGGTGCTGGAAGAATCACCATGCTGACCCTGCCTGCAGGCAACCCGATGACGAAGGTCGTGGTGAGTTTCCTGGCTTTCGAGGTCGTCGTCTTCGGCCTGACGATCCCGGGCATGATCCTGGTCTCTGGCATCAGTGTGGCCTTGGCAGTCATCCTGGGATGTATCGGCATGGCCGTGTCGATCCTGTGCGCTCTCGCCATTCCCCGCACCTGGGGCTACCTGCTCGCGTGGGTCTTGCAGGTCTTTGGAATCCTGCTGGGTCTGGCCACCCCGATGATGTACGTCGTCGGGGTCGTCTTCGCCGCTATCTGGGTGTCCATCATCGTGCTGGGTAGGCGAATTGACTCAAACCCCCAGGCCCGCTGA
- the ndk gene encoding nucleoside-diphosphate kinase, with translation MTDTERTLVLLKPDAVERHLIGQIISRYEAKGLVVRAMELRTIDAEIASTHYAEHVGRDYYPPLEEFITSGPLVALVLEGRKAIQVIRAMHGKTDCAEAAPGTIRGDYGTLNNRNLVHASDSPESAQREIGIWFPDLV, from the coding sequence ATGACTGACACGGAACGTACCTTGGTCCTGCTGAAGCCGGACGCGGTTGAGCGTCATCTCATCGGCCAAATCATCAGCAGGTACGAAGCCAAGGGCCTTGTCGTGCGGGCAATGGAGCTGCGCACGATCGATGCTGAGATCGCATCCACTCATTACGCTGAGCACGTCGGACGTGACTACTACCCGCCCTTGGAGGAGTTCATCACCTCCGGGCCGCTGGTTGCCCTGGTGCTCGAGGGGCGCAAGGCCATCCAAGTTATTCGCGCCATGCATGGCAAGACTGACTGCGCTGAGGCTGCGCCCGGGACTATTCGGGGCGATTACGGCACCCTCAACAACCGCAATCTCGTCCACGCATCCGACTCCCCGGAGTCTGCTCAGCGTGAGATTGGCATCTGGTTCCCTGACCTGGTCTGA
- a CDS encoding TIGR03960 family B12-binding radical SAM protein yields the protein MSTKDLFDQIEPLLYRVTKPIRYVGGERNSIVKEWQDTDVRWVLMYPDVYEVGQPNQGVAVLYEVLNERDWIMAERTYSVWPDMEQQMRAAGVPQFTLDGHRPVRDFDVLSVSLSTELGYTNMLNAIDLAGIPVHQADRGDNDPIVLIGGHVAFNPEPVADFIDAAVLGDGEEACLEISQVIRDWKREGRPGGREGVLVRLAQTGGVYVPSFYDVEYLEDATIGRIAPNRPEAPVTVAKRIVMNLDEWQYPKRPIVPVAETFQQRYPVEISRGCTHPGRFCQASMVTRPLRERSINAIAQMVHDGLQATGLDHVALMGLSGAGHSEVSEITKGLGDRYEGTNVSLSLPSTFVGALSIDAANELSRDGRRSGLTFAPEGGSERIRRVINKYVSDEELVGTVAKACGDGWHEIELYFMCGLPTETDEDVLEIHHTVSGIIEAGRAAAGREDIHCTIYIGGFVPKPHTPFQWAAQASADEVDHRLSVLQESIGSDGQLAGSTDMFYRNGRPGVIEGLLSRGDRRVGKVVEAVWRDGGIFDGWDEYFSYDRWVACCQRELEPLGVSLDWFVTRERDREEVLPWEHLDSGLDRDWLWNDWQAALNEETVSDCLRGPCYNCGVCPSMGTEIQVGPSGKSLIPLTPIKPDLAAVMES from the coding sequence GTGAGCACCAAGGATCTCTTCGATCAGATTGAGCCACTGCTGTATCGAGTGACCAAACCGATCCGGTACGTGGGTGGGGAGCGCAACAGCATCGTCAAGGAGTGGCAGGACACTGACGTCCGCTGGGTCCTGATGTACCCCGACGTGTACGAGGTCGGCCAGCCCAATCAGGGTGTGGCCGTCCTGTACGAGGTGCTCAATGAGCGCGACTGGATCATGGCCGAGCGCACCTATTCGGTGTGGCCGGACATGGAGCAGCAGATGCGCGCTGCCGGGGTTCCCCAGTTCACCCTTGACGGTCATCGGCCAGTCCGCGACTTCGACGTCCTGTCGGTCTCGTTGTCGACGGAGTTGGGCTACACCAACATGCTCAACGCCATCGACCTGGCCGGCATCCCTGTTCATCAGGCCGATCGCGGTGACAACGACCCCATCGTTCTCATCGGCGGTCACGTTGCCTTCAACCCCGAGCCCGTCGCCGATTTCATCGACGCTGCCGTCCTGGGTGACGGCGAGGAGGCGTGCCTGGAGATCTCCCAGGTCATTCGGGACTGGAAACGGGAGGGCCGGCCCGGCGGACGCGAAGGTGTCCTGGTCAGACTCGCCCAGACCGGCGGGGTCTACGTGCCCTCCTTCTACGACGTCGAATACCTTGAGGACGCGACGATTGGCCGGATCGCCCCGAATCGTCCGGAGGCTCCTGTCACGGTCGCCAAGCGCATCGTCATGAACCTCGACGAGTGGCAGTACCCCAAGCGTCCCATCGTCCCGGTCGCCGAGACGTTCCAACAGCGCTATCCGGTGGAGATCTCTCGCGGCTGTACCCACCCAGGTCGGTTCTGCCAGGCAAGCATGGTCACTCGCCCGCTGCGTGAGCGATCCATCAACGCCATCGCCCAGATGGTCCATGACGGTCTGCAGGCCACCGGTCTGGACCACGTTGCCTTGATGGGTCTGTCGGGAGCCGGACACTCCGAGGTGTCCGAAATCACCAAGGGGCTGGGTGACCGGTACGAGGGAACGAATGTGTCCCTGTCCTTGCCGAGCACTTTCGTCGGCGCCTTGAGCATCGACGCGGCCAATGAGCTGAGTCGTGATGGACGCCGTTCCGGTCTCACCTTCGCTCCCGAAGGAGGGTCGGAGCGGATCCGTCGGGTCATCAACAAGTACGTGTCCGACGAGGAGCTCGTCGGTACGGTCGCCAAGGCATGTGGCGATGGCTGGCATGAGATCGAGCTGTACTTCATGTGCGGCCTGCCGACTGAGACCGACGAAGACGTGTTGGAAATCCACCACACGGTATCGGGCATCATCGAAGCCGGTCGCGCTGCTGCTGGACGCGAAGACATTCATTGCACGATCTACATCGGTGGTTTTGTCCCGAAGCCGCACACGCCTTTCCAGTGGGCCGCTCAGGCCAGCGCTGATGAGGTCGATCATCGCCTGTCGGTGCTGCAAGAGTCCATCGGCTCGGATGGTCAGCTCGCTGGATCCACCGACATGTTCTACCGCAATGGACGTCCCGGCGTCATCGAAGGGCTGCTCTCGCGCGGTGACCGTCGGGTTGGCAAGGTCGTCGAGGCCGTCTGGCGTGATGGGGGAATCTTCGACGGGTGGGACGAGTACTTCTCCTACGACCGATGGGTGGCCTGTTGCCAGCGGGAACTCGAGCCATTGGGAGTCAGCCTGGACTGGTTCGTCACTCGTGAGCGTGATCGTGAGGAAGTGCTGCCCTGGGAGCACCTGGACTCCGGGCTGGACCGCGACTGGTTGTGGAACGACTGGCAAGCCGCTCTGAATGAGGAAACGGTCAGCGACTGCCTCCGGGGGCCTTGCTACAACTGCGGGGTGTGCCCGAGTATGGGTACTGAAATCCAGGTGGGTCCGTCAGGGAAATCTCTGATCCCACTGACCCCGATCAAGCCTGATCTCGCTGCGGTGATGGAGTCGTGA
- a CDS encoding TIGR03936 family radical SAM-associated protein codes for MSERTQDHPDNHTPAKQRLWIRYAKRGTARFASHRDVARTFELAVNRAQIPVAYSSESVPRPRLCHAHAAATGAASEAEYLEVALTEVCDPDKVVAVLAAEMPSGMDILEAIEADRTDLADVLSASAWLIEPAGEVAGLDEAVEAVMAAQTVEVERMTESGLRPLDVRAALIGLDAADGKLLLMLRHVKPPVGPDDVLRALAQTCPALDVEASRVTRLAQGTCQEDASGVSTGLADPFTGEIATVW; via the coding sequence ATGTCTGAGCGCACCCAAGATCATCCCGACAACCACACACCTGCCAAGCAGAGGTTGTGGATACGCTATGCCAAGCGCGGTACGGCACGGTTCGCATCGCATCGCGATGTCGCCCGTACCTTCGAGCTCGCTGTCAATCGCGCCCAGATCCCTGTGGCGTACTCGTCGGAATCCGTCCCGCGCCCACGACTCTGCCATGCGCACGCCGCAGCCACCGGGGCGGCCTCAGAGGCCGAATACCTCGAGGTGGCGCTGACTGAGGTCTGCGACCCGGACAAGGTTGTGGCGGTGTTGGCTGCCGAGATGCCATCCGGGATGGACATTCTGGAGGCCATTGAGGCTGATCGCACTGACCTTGCCGACGTGCTGAGTGCGTCGGCCTGGCTCATCGAACCTGCTGGCGAGGTGGCAGGGCTGGACGAAGCAGTGGAGGCCGTCATGGCTGCCCAGACCGTCGAGGTGGAGCGTATGACGGAGTCTGGTCTGCGCCCCCTTGACGTGCGTGCCGCCCTCATCGGCCTGGATGCCGCTGACGGGAAGCTGCTTCTCATGCTGCGTCATGTCAAGCCCCCGGTTGGTCCCGATGACGTGTTGCGTGCCCTGGCCCAGACGTGCCCCGCCCTCGACGTCGAGGCGTCTCGGGTGACGCGGCTCGCCCAAGGGACTTGTCAGGAGGATGCCAGCGGGGTGTCGACGGGTTTGGCTGACCCGTTCACCGGGGAGATTGCGACGGTGTGGTGA
- a CDS encoding Rne/Rng family ribonuclease: MGRRRKAAKAQTTVEEPTTQPSKAETPASKSAAPKSAAPTSEEPTTAGSTGEETTTAQTDKPRRTRTRRTGDSASTSTRTRTRSTRTAAETSEETPARTTRRGASETTPSVDAERGTSQHRRATRRRSSAITANSEDVTVDKADTDKGTDDDPINAALAKAKAQTRSHKVEGALANPFGLKDGEDRSTSDILDSLAAEIGGGEAAMPKKRRCRATRPSEAGRRTDETSENIEQVGEVEPDKDKGEAKGRKSGKKRETSDETIAESLEEETTSEVEDNTSEEDGQNRRRRRRGGRRRRRSEDIEDSSSTDESDNGDDADGNSDNSSESASELGNSDATHRRRRRRRRRGEDISGADDDPSEVVIKVREPRSRQSLADEVTGIEGSTRMEAKKQRRREGRAAGRRRSAVITDAEFLARRESVDRKMIVRQSEEYSQLAVLEDGVLVEHYVDRASATSSIGNIYLGKVQNVLPSMEAAFIDIGRGRNAVLYAGEVDWDKYGTEGEDKRIEHALKSGDQVLVQVTKDPVGAKGARLTSHISVPGRFVVYSPGGHLSGISRKLADSERKRLKKIVEDAIPSDASVIVRTAAEGATEEDLVRDINRLKAQWEVIERKASTSKAPLLLYSEPDLTVRIIRDLFTADFSDLVIAGNGGPDDAYDTIKAYVDHVAPEMASRLTHWEDADKDPFAEYRIDEQIAKALERKVYLPSGGSLVIDRTEAMTVIDVNTGKFTGSAGNLEATVTANNLEAAEEIVRQLRLRDIGGIIVIDFIDMVLPTNRELLVRRLTECLGRDRTRHQVAEVTSLGLVQMTRKKIGTGLAEAFTEECEACGGRGYHRFDKPVDSQAPADGGERSKGRGRGRKGSSGKSQSA, encoded by the coding sequence ATGGGACGTCGCCGCAAGGCCGCCAAGGCGCAGACCACGGTCGAGGAGCCCACGACGCAGCCGAGCAAGGCTGAGACCCCGGCCTCGAAGTCCGCTGCTCCGAAGTCCGCTGCTCCGACGTCAGAGGAACCCACGACTGCCGGGTCGACGGGCGAGGAGACCACGACTGCCCAGACCGACAAGCCGCGCCGCACCCGCACCCGCCGCACCGGCGACTCTGCCTCCACGTCCACCCGGACGAGGACGAGGAGCACCCGCACTGCCGCCGAGACGAGCGAGGAGACCCCGGCCCGCACCACCCGTCGGGGGGCGTCGGAGACCACTCCCTCCGTCGATGCCGAGCGTGGAACCTCCCAGCATCGCCGCGCCACCCGTCGTCGTTCCTCCGCGATCACCGCCAATTCCGAGGATGTCACCGTCGACAAGGCGGACACCGACAAGGGCACTGACGACGATCCCATCAATGCTGCCCTGGCCAAGGCCAAGGCTCAGACCCGCAGCCACAAGGTTGAGGGAGCCCTGGCCAACCCCTTCGGGCTCAAGGACGGCGAGGATCGTTCGACCAGCGACATCCTCGATTCCTTGGCTGCCGAGATTGGCGGGGGAGAGGCTGCGATGCCCAAGAAGCGTCGTTGTCGCGCCACTCGTCCTTCCGAGGCCGGGCGCCGCACCGACGAGACCTCCGAGAACATCGAGCAGGTGGGCGAGGTCGAGCCTGACAAGGACAAGGGCGAGGCCAAGGGCCGCAAGTCTGGCAAGAAGAGGGAGACCTCCGACGAGACGATCGCTGAGTCGCTCGAGGAGGAGACCACGTCCGAGGTCGAGGACAACACCTCCGAGGAGGACGGCCAGAATCGTCGTCGCCGTCGTCGGGGAGGACGTCGTCGCCGTCGCAGCGAGGACATCGAGGACAGCTCGTCGACCGACGAGTCGGACAACGGTGACGACGCTGACGGCAACTCGGACAACAGCTCTGAGAGTGCCTCGGAGCTCGGCAATTCGGATGCCACCCATCGCCGTCGTCGTCGCCGCCGTCGTCGCGGTGAGGACATCAGCGGTGCTGACGACGACCCCAGCGAGGTCGTCATCAAGGTTCGTGAGCCGCGCTCGCGTCAGTCGCTGGCTGACGAGGTCACCGGTATCGAGGGCTCGACCCGTATGGAGGCCAAGAAGCAGCGTCGCCGTGAGGGACGTGCCGCCGGTCGGCGTCGCAGCGCTGTCATCACCGACGCGGAGTTCTTGGCCCGCCGCGAGTCGGTGGACCGCAAGATGATCGTCCGTCAGTCCGAGGAGTACTCCCAGCTTGCGGTGCTGGAGGATGGCGTTCTCGTCGAGCACTACGTGGACCGTGCCTCGGCCACGTCCTCGATCGGCAACATCTACCTGGGCAAGGTCCAGAATGTCCTGCCCTCGATGGAGGCCGCGTTCATCGACATCGGTCGTGGCCGTAACGCCGTGCTCTACGCTGGCGAGGTCGACTGGGACAAGTACGGCACGGAGGGCGAGGACAAGCGCATTGAGCATGCCCTGAAGTCTGGGGACCAGGTTTTGGTGCAGGTCACCAAGGACCCGGTGGGTGCCAAGGGTGCTCGTCTGACCAGTCACATCTCGGTGCCCGGACGTTTCGTCGTCTACTCGCCCGGTGGCCACCTCTCGGGGATCTCCCGCAAGCTGGCTGACTCCGAGCGCAAGCGTCTCAAGAAGATCGTTGAGGACGCCATCCCCTCGGATGCCTCCGTCATCGTGCGTACGGCCGCCGAAGGGGCCACCGAGGAGGATCTGGTCCGCGACATCAATCGTCTCAAGGCTCAGTGGGAGGTCATCGAGCGTAAGGCCAGCACGAGCAAGGCCCCCCTGCTGCTGTACTCCGAGCCCGACCTGACGGTGCGCATCATTCGCGACTTGTTCACCGCTGACTTCTCCGACCTCGTGATCGCCGGCAACGGTGGACCTGACGACGCTTACGACACCATCAAGGCCTATGTCGATCACGTCGCCCCGGAGATGGCCTCGCGGCTGACTCATTGGGAGGACGCTGACAAGGATCCCTTCGCCGAGTATCGCATCGACGAGCAGATCGCCAAGGCTCTGGAGCGCAAGGTGTACCTGCCCTCGGGTGGGTCGCTGGTCATCGACCGTACTGAGGCCATGACGGTCATTGACGTCAATACTGGCAAGTTCACCGGGTCTGCCGGCAACCTCGAGGCCACGGTGACGGCCAACAACTTGGAGGCCGCTGAGGAGATCGTGCGTCAGTTGCGGCTGCGCGACATCGGAGGCATCATCGTCATCGACTTCATCGACATGGTGTTGCCGACCAACCGTGAGCTTCTGGTGCGTCGTCTCACCGAGTGCCTGGGACGGGATCGCACCCGCCATCAGGTTGCTGAGGTGACTTCGCTGGGTCTGGTGCAGATGACTCGTAAGAAGATCGGCACCGGTTTGGCCGAGGCCTTCACCGAGGAGTGCGAGGCCTGTGGTGGCCGCGGCTACCATCGCTTCGACAAGCCGGTGGATTCCCAGGCTCCGGCTGATGGTGGCGAGCGTTCCAAGGGCCGGGGGCGTGGCCGCAAGGGTTCCTCGGGCAAGTCCCAGTCCGCGTGA
- the rplU gene encoding 50S ribosomal protein L21 has translation MYAIVRSGGRQHKVAVGDVVEIDKVADEAGSSIELTPLLVVDGQSVTSDKDALGKVKVTAEVLGETKGPKIRILKYKNKTGYKKRQGHRQKYTQVKVTGIEG, from the coding sequence GTGTACGCGATCGTGCGTAGTGGCGGCCGCCAGCACAAGGTGGCAGTGGGTGACGTCGTCGAGATCGACAAGGTCGCCGACGAGGCGGGCAGCAGCATCGAGCTGACCCCGCTCCTCGTGGTTGATGGCCAGTCCGTCACCTCCGACAAGGACGCGCTCGGAAAGGTCAAGGTCACTGCTGAGGTTCTCGGCGAGACCAAGGGCCCGAAGATCCGCATCCTCAAGTACAAGAACAAGACCGGCTACAAGAAGCGCCAGGGGCACCGTCAGAAGTACACCCAGGTCAAGGTCACCGGAATCGAAGGCTGA
- the rpmA gene encoding 50S ribosomal protein L27, whose product MAHKKGASSSRNGRDSNAQRLGVKRFGGQLVNAGEIIVRQRGTHFHPGDGVGRGGDDTLFALRDGNVEFGTRRGRKVVNVTPVEAPVEA is encoded by the coding sequence ATGGCACACAAGAAGGGCGCGTCCTCTTCGCGCAACGGTCGTGATTCCAACGCTCAGCGTCTCGGCGTGAAGCGTTTCGGCGGTCAGCTCGTCAATGCTGGCGAGATCATCGTGCGTCAGCGCGGCACTCACTTCCATCCCGGTGATGGGGTTGGCCGTGGTGGCGATGACACCCTCTTCGCGCTGCGTGACGGCAATGTCGAGTTCGGCACCCGTCGCGGCCGCAAGGTTGTCAACGTGACCCCTGTCGAGGCTCCGGTCGAGGCCTGA
- a CDS encoding TetR/AcrR family transcriptional regulator, with the protein MTSPTAIRTQGVIRRAAMELAVEKPVDEVTVDDIAERAGVSRRTVFNHFPSKYDVYLPPVVAHSEEALETFATDTSTSLADAIRTLLDARWRSFDVDLDDLRELMRISRESTELRMALKESVDCQRAALMAAAARRIGRSEDSLEVLALVGTIQAMERSVFQAAMVRPGASSAEVVGTFDRVVDVWVRLSAELAGDQVSVLTT; encoded by the coding sequence GTGACTTCACCAACAGCAATCCGCACTCAGGGCGTCATTCGCCGTGCTGCAATGGAATTGGCGGTCGAGAAGCCGGTGGACGAGGTCACAGTCGACGACATTGCCGAGCGTGCTGGGGTGTCGCGACGAACCGTGTTCAACCACTTCCCGTCCAAGTACGACGTCTATCTGCCTCCGGTGGTCGCCCACTCGGAGGAGGCCCTCGAGACCTTCGCGACGGACACCTCGACGTCACTGGCCGATGCCATTCGCACCCTGCTCGATGCCAGGTGGCGAAGCTTCGACGTCGACCTCGACGATCTGCGAGAGCTCATGAGAATCAGCAGGGAGAGCACCGAGCTTCGGATGGCCCTCAAGGAGTCCGTTGACTGTCAACGCGCTGCCCTCATGGCGGCAGCTGCTCGCCGAATCGGCCGCTCCGAGGACTCTCTGGAAGTCCTTGCCCTCGTGGGCACCATCCAGGCGATGGAGCGCTCAGTCTTCCAAGCGGCCATGGTCCGTCCTGGGGCCAGTTCTGCCGAGGTGGTCGGCACCTTTGACCGGGTCGTCGATGTCTGGGTCAGGCTGTCTGCGGAATTGGCCGGCGATCAGGTGTCGGTCTTGACGACGTGA
- a CDS encoding MDR family MFS transporter, whose amino-acid sequence MSATAAAPEAAKFKPDRRFWVVYLCLMMVMFLSSLDQTIVATALPTIVGDLSGVEHMAWVITAYTLAITVGMPLYGRLSDLIGRKALYLIAIGLFLLGSALCGTAGTMITFIFFRFIQGLGGGGLMILSQAITGDLIPPRVRAAYMAPMGAMFGVSSVLGPLLGGWLTDSISWRWVFWINLPLGVVAWVACLFALKLPKHELTTKIDWLGLTLMDVGAVAIVLVATWGGSQYHWLSWQIIGLGVVAVVAWAVLPVVECRVEDPVLPLELFHNRTFVVSTIIGMLAMGAMFGVLAYLPTYMQMTYGYSATVSGLLLIPMTIGILLASTVTGLLTSRIGRYRIFIIIGPIVAAGGMTLMSTLNQDSPVWRIMGDTFVLGLGMGMFFQLLVMAVQNDVRPTLLGTATSHNNFFRQIGVCLGSSLIGVAFTTRLTNRVTDLFTSLATSKDPTVLKALGSMSSHSHAAASLTPGAVNQMPDAIRDGIVQAYVNSLTPLFLWMAPMVAVAGLLAFLLKDVPLSHHTGIQMRAASESRERTSQETLAASGDAVEIPSQDAHAEAPDGSERDEPSGTPRHTADAVKVEGAPPRRAAGPERPAQA is encoded by the coding sequence ATGTCTGCAACTGCTGCCGCTCCTGAGGCTGCCAAGTTCAAACCAGACCGCCGATTCTGGGTTGTCTATCTCTGCCTCATGATGGTGATGTTCCTGTCCTCCCTGGACCAGACGATCGTCGCCACCGCTCTGCCGACCATTGTCGGTGACCTGTCCGGCGTCGAGCACATGGCGTGGGTCATCACCGCGTACACCCTGGCCATCACCGTCGGTATGCCGCTGTATGGCCGTCTCTCCGACCTCATCGGTCGTAAGGCCCTCTACCTCATCGCCATTGGTCTGTTTCTGCTGGGGTCTGCCCTGTGCGGCACCGCCGGCACCATGATCACCTTCATTTTCTTCCGCTTCATCCAGGGCCTGGGTGGCGGTGGCCTCATGATCTTGTCCCAGGCCATCACCGGCGACCTCATCCCACCGCGCGTTCGTGCCGCCTACATGGCGCCGATGGGCGCGATGTTCGGTGTGTCCTCGGTGCTCGGCCCGCTGCTGGGCGGCTGGCTCACCGACTCGATCTCCTGGCGCTGGGTGTTCTGGATCAATCTGCCGCTGGGTGTCGTGGCCTGGGTGGCCTGCCTCTTCGCCCTCAAGCTACCCAAGCATGAGCTGACGACGAAGATTGACTGGCTAGGTCTGACCCTTATGGACGTCGGCGCCGTGGCCATCGTGCTGGTGGCCACCTGGGGCGGTTCCCAGTACCACTGGCTGTCCTGGCAGATCATCGGCCTGGGCGTCGTCGCGGTCGTGGCGTGGGCTGTGCTGCCCGTCGTCGAGTGTCGGGTCGAGGATCCGGTGCTGCCGCTGGAGCTGTTCCACAACCGCACCTTCGTCGTCTCGACGATCATCGGAATGCTCGCCATGGGCGCCATGTTCGGTGTGCTGGCCTATCTGCCGACCTACATGCAGATGACCTACGGCTACTCGGCCACGGTGTCTGGTCTACTGCTCATCCCCATGACGATCGGTATTCTGTTGGCCTCGACGGTGACTGGTCTATTGACCTCCCGGATAGGTCGTTACCGCATCTTCATCATCATCGGCCCGATCGTCGCTGCCGGTGGCATGACGCTGATGTCGACCCTGAACCAGGACTCCCCGGTCTGGCGGATCATGGGCGACACCTTCGTCCTCGGTCTGGGCATGGGTATGTTCTTCCAGCTGCTCGTCATGGCGGTCCAGAACGACGTCCGCCCAACCCTGCTGGGAACGGCCACCAGCCACAACAACTTCTTCCGTCAGATCGGTGTGTGCCTGGGCTCTTCTCTTATCGGCGTGGCCTTCACCACCCGCCTGACCAATCGTGTCACGGACCTGTTCACCTCCCTGGCCACCAGCAAGGATCCGACCGTTCTCAAGGCGCTGGGCTCGATGAGCTCGCACAGCCACGCCGCAGCCTCGCTGACCCCGGGTGCCGTCAATCAGATGCCTGACGCCATTCGGGACGGTATCGTCCAGGCCTACGTCAACTCCCTGACTCCGCTGTTCCTGTGGATGGCCCCGATGGTTGCTGTAGCAGGTCTGCTGGCCTTCCTCCTCAAGGACGTGCCGCTGTCCCACCACACTGGTATCCAGATGCGCGCCGCGTCTGAGTCCAGGGAGAGAACTTCTCAGGAGACTTTGGCAGCCTCCGGTGACGCCGTGGAGATTCCTTCCCAGGACGCCCACGCTGAGGCTCCGGACGGCTCGGAGAGGGACGAGCCCTCCGGTACGCCACGGCATACTGCAGATGCCGTGAAGGTTGAAGGAGCTCCGCCGCGTCGAGCTGCTGGACCGGAACGACCAGCACAGGCCTGA
- the obgE gene encoding GTPase ObgE: protein MAIPSFVDRATLTAVAGKGGHGCASVKREKFKPLGGPDGGNGGHGGSVILRVDPQVTTLVDYHWQSTRKATNGEPGRGDNQAGANGSDIILGVPEGTVVSDADTGELLGDLVGAGSELVVAAGGRGGLGNAALANSARKAPGFALLGEAGEERKVLLELKVVADIGLVGFPSAGKSSLIAAISRAKPKIADYPFTTLVPNLGVVVAGETTYTVADVPGLIPGASLGKGLGFDFLRHIERCRAIVHVIDCATYEPGRDPVTDLDVIEGELAAHGGLEDRPRLVVLNKVDVPDAAELADMVFDDVAKRGWPVFRVSTKSGEGLNSLKFAMAELVEKARENEPEPAPERIVIRPKPRQEGPAFSIKRQSDDEGGFLWRVTGDKPARWVAQTDFNNPEAVGYLSDRLNSLGVEEELLAMGAIAGDAVAVGGEDAVIFDFAPQIESGAELLSRRGEDQRLETERPSATRRREMDREYHRAREEYGQVGRDPRGESWRARVAEDEWFEGRD from the coding sequence ATGGCCATCCCGTCCTTCGTCGACCGCGCGACGCTGACCGCCGTGGCGGGCAAGGGGGGACACGGCTGCGCCTCCGTCAAGCGTGAGAAGTTCAAGCCGTTGGGTGGCCCCGATGGTGGCAATGGTGGTCATGGCGGGTCGGTGATTCTGCGCGTCGACCCTCAGGTGACGACCCTGGTTGACTATCACTGGCAGTCCACCCGAAAGGCCACCAACGGTGAGCCCGGACGCGGTGACAACCAGGCCGGGGCCAATGGCTCCGACATCATCCTCGGGGTTCCCGAGGGCACAGTCGTCTCCGACGCCGACACCGGCGAGCTGCTGGGCGACCTCGTCGGGGCCGGGTCCGAGCTCGTCGTCGCCGCCGGTGGTCGTGGTGGCCTGGGCAATGCCGCCCTGGCCAACTCCGCGCGCAAGGCCCCCGGCTTCGCGCTTCTCGGGGAGGCCGGAGAGGAGCGCAAGGTTCTGCTGGAGCTCAAGGTCGTCGCCGACATCGGTCTGGTGGGATTCCCGTCGGCCGGAAAGTCCAGCCTCATCGCGGCAATCTCGCGGGCCAAGCCGAAAATTGCCGATTACCCCTTCACAACCCTGGTGCCCAATCTTGGCGTGGTCGTGGCGGGGGAGACGACGTACACCGTCGCCGATGTGCCCGGCCTCATCCCGGGGGCGTCACTGGGCAAGGGGCTGGGATTCGACTTCTTGCGCCATATTGAGCGCTGCCGGGCCATCGTCCACGTCATCGACTGTGCCACCTACGAGCCGGGTCGTGATCCGGTCACCGACCTGGACGTCATCGAGGGGGAGCTCGCTGCCCACGGTGGTCTGGAGGATCGTCCGCGTCTGGTGGTGCTCAACAAGGTTGACGTCCCGGACGCCGCTGAGCTGGCCGACATGGTCTTCGACGACGTCGCCAAGCGTGGCTGGCCGGTGTTCCGTGTCTCGACGAAGTCGGGGGAGGGGCTTAACTCTCTCAAGTTCGCCATGGCCGAGTTGGTGGAGAAGGCTCGGGAGAATGAGCCTGAGCCTGCGCCGGAGCGCATCGTCATTCGTCCCAAGCCCAGGCAGGAGGGTCCGGCCTTCTCCATCAAGCGCCAGTCTGACGACGAGGGCGGCTTCCTGTGGCGTGTGACCGGTGACAAGCCGGCCCGCTGGGTTGCCCAGACTGATTTCAACAACCCCGAAGCCGTCGGCTATCTGTCGGATCGCCTCAACAGCCTGGGTGTCGAGGAGGAGCTGCTGGCGATGGGAGCCATTGCCGGTGACGCCGTGGCCGTGGGTGGCGAGGACGCCGTCATCTTCGACTTCGCCCCGCAGATCGAGTCGGGTGCCGAGCTGTTGTCTCGCCGTGGTGAGGATCAGCGTCTGGAGACTGAGCGTCCTTCGGCCACTCGTCGTCGCGAGATGGATCGCGAGTATCACCGTGCCCGTGAGGAATACGGCCAGGTTGGTCGCGATCCGAGGGGCGAGTCGTGGCGTGCTCGTGTCGCCGAGGATGAGTGGTTCGAGGGCCGTGACTGA